In one window of Prevotella sp. E13-17 DNA:
- a CDS encoding TIGR04133 family radical SAM/SPASM protein has product MELRRRIALEANRLRNHNLRQLHPLRQLFWECTLRCNVHCRHCGSDCKHEARQADMPREDFFRVLDSVARKCHPNEVFIILSGGEPLMRDDLEQCGRGIMERGFPWGMVTNGLYLNEERLRSLRQAGLCSVAISLDGLEENHNWLRCHPESFKRASAAIDLLVNDGDIKFDVVTCVNQRNYDQLNDMKEFLIEKGVSDWRLFPIFPMGRAANDPLLQLPHDKFRGLLDFICHTRHEGRIHANYSCEGFLGDYEGEVRDWLFRCAAGITVGSVLIDGSIGACTSIRSDFSQGNIYQDDFMEVWENRYQPHRHREWMKRGACAKCKHWRYCEGNGLHLRTKEGDIIKCDLIADDKL; this is encoded by the coding sequence ATGGAGCTACGCCGAAGAATAGCCCTTGAGGCCAATCGCTTGCGCAACCATAACCTGCGACAACTACATCCCTTGCGACAGTTGTTTTGGGAGTGCACTCTGCGTTGCAACGTGCATTGTCGCCATTGTGGCAGTGACTGCAAGCATGAGGCACGACAGGCCGACATGCCTCGCGAAGACTTCTTCCGGGTGTTGGACAGCGTAGCTCGAAAATGTCATCCTAACGAGGTCTTTATCATTCTGAGTGGTGGTGAACCGCTGATGCGCGATGATCTGGAACAGTGTGGTCGTGGCATCATGGAGCGTGGTTTTCCATGGGGTATGGTCACTAATGGGCTCTACCTCAACGAAGAGCGACTTAGGTCACTCCGGCAGGCAGGTCTCTGCTCAGTGGCCATCAGCTTAGACGGACTGGAGGAGAACCACAACTGGCTGCGGTGTCATCCAGAAAGCTTCAAGCGTGCCAGTGCTGCCATCGACCTTTTGGTGAACGACGGTGACATCAAATTTGACGTAGTGACCTGCGTGAACCAACGCAACTACGACCAGTTGAACGACATGAAGGAGTTCCTGATAGAAAAGGGCGTCAGCGACTGGCGCTTGTTTCCCATCTTTCCCATGGGGCGTGCTGCCAACGACCCGCTGTTGCAACTGCCTCACGACAAGTTTCGAGGACTGTTGGATTTCATCTGTCATACACGGCATGAAGGACGCATTCATGCAAACTACAGCTGCGAGGGATTCTTAGGAGACTACGAAGGTGAAGTGCGCGACTGGTTGTTCCGTTGCGCAGCCGGCATCACCGTCGGCTCGGTACTCATCGATGGCTCTATCGGTGCTTGCACCAGCATCCGCTCGGACTTTTCGCAAGGAAACATCTATCAAGATGACTTTATGGAGGTGTGGGAAAACCGCTACCAACCTCATCGTCATCGCGAATGGATGAAACGTGGGGCATGTGCGAAGTGTAAGCACTGGCGCTACTGCGAAGGCAACGGACTGCATCTGAGGACGAAAGAGGGGGACATCATAAAATGTGACCTGATTGCTGATGATAAACTATAA
- a CDS encoding metallophosphoesterase produces the protein MKYMWMILFLLLPLLGIAYVGWHVWTLVPLSHWFRIGLIGFGILSFFLIFLNLGRVIDRLPMGLARACYDLGDSSIFVLLYLVLIFLVLDLGRLLHLIPSGWLHQNFYTTIAVTLGVFVVFMVGNMKYHHKKRVELNLTTMKSLKKPLKLVMMSDLHLGYHNPRTELHRWVDMINAEQPDYVLIAGDIIDMSMRPLIEENMAEEFQRIKAPVYACLGNHEFYAGVPEAQRFYQDAGIHLLVDEATVIDSSLVVIGRDDRTNLHRMSVKELVANKDLYTILLDHQPYNLEHAEDAGVDFQLSGHTHRGQVWPISWITDRIYECSWGSHQRGATQYYVSSGIGIWGGKFRIGTQSEYVVATLRPAR, from the coding sequence ATGAAATATATGTGGATGATATTATTTCTGCTGTTGCCTCTGTTAGGCATCGCATATGTAGGCTGGCATGTATGGACGTTGGTGCCTTTGTCTCATTGGTTCCGTATCGGGTTGATAGGCTTTGGCATTCTCTCTTTCTTTTTGATATTTCTTAATCTGGGACGCGTCATAGACCGTTTGCCAATGGGGTTAGCCCGTGCTTGTTATGATTTGGGCGATAGTTCCATCTTTGTATTGCTTTATCTGGTGCTCATCTTCCTGGTTCTCGACTTAGGACGACTTCTGCATCTGATCCCAAGTGGGTGGCTGCACCAAAACTTTTATACGACAATCGCTGTAACCTTGGGCGTCTTTGTTGTCTTCATGGTTGGTAATATGAAGTATCATCATAAGAAACGCGTGGAGTTGAATCTGACCACCATGAAGTCGCTTAAGAAACCTTTAAAGCTGGTGATGATGAGCGATCTGCATCTGGGCTATCATAACCCGAGAACAGAACTGCACCGTTGGGTGGATATGATCAATGCTGAGCAGCCTGACTATGTACTGATTGCAGGTGATATCATAGATATGAGCATGCGTCCGCTCATCGAAGAAAACATGGCAGAGGAGTTTCAACGCATCAAGGCACCGGTCTATGCCTGTTTGGGCAATCATGAGTTTTATGCAGGTGTTCCTGAGGCACAACGGTTCTATCAGGATGCCGGTATCCATCTGCTGGTCGATGAGGCTACCGTTATCGATAGTAGTTTGGTCGTCATAGGCCGTGATGATCGCACTAATCTGCATCGTATGTCGGTTAAGGAGTTGGTGGCTAACAAAGATTTATACACCATCTTACTTGATCATCAGCCTTACAACCTGGAGCATGCTGAGGATGCAGGGGTTGACTTTCAACTAAGTGGCCACACCCATCGTGGACAGGTGTGGCCCATATCATGGATAACGGATCGCATCTACGAGTGCTCTTGGGGTAGTCATCAGCGCGGTGCAACCCAATACTATGTCTCATCGGGCATCGGTATCTGGGGTGGCAAGTTCCGCATTGGCACCCAGAGCGAGTATGTCGTAGCTACCCTTCGTCCTGCTCGTTAA
- a CDS encoding gamma carbonic anhydrase family protein: MALIKSYRGLTPKWGKDCYFSENATIVGDVTMGDECSVWFNAVVRGDVAPITIGNCTNIQDGSCVHVTHETGPTHIGNYVTIGHNVTVHACTIHDNALIGMGSTLLDGCEIGEGAIVAAGALVLQHTKIPAGEIWGGVPAKYIKPVRPGQTDNAKHYVEYSKYYLNEQDEG; encoded by the coding sequence ATGGCATTAATTAAGAGTTATCGCGGTTTAACACCCAAATGGGGCAAGGACTGCTATTTTAGTGAGAACGCCACCATCGTGGGTGATGTGACGATGGGCGACGAGTGTTCGGTGTGGTTCAACGCAGTGGTACGCGGCGACGTGGCCCCTATCACCATTGGCAACTGCACCAATATCCAGGATGGCAGTTGTGTGCATGTGACGCACGAGACGGGGCCCACACACATCGGCAACTACGTCACGATAGGGCATAACGTCACTGTGCATGCCTGCACCATCCACGACAATGCCTTGATTGGCATGGGATCTACCCTACTCGACGGCTGCGAGATTGGCGAAGGGGCCATCGTGGCAGCTGGCGCCTTAGTGCTACAACACACCAAGATTCCTGCCGGAGAGATTTGGGGAGGTGTGCCTGCCAAGTACATCAAGCCAGTACGTCCTGGACAAACGGACAATGCCAAGCACTACGTAGAATATTCTAAATACTATCTTAACGAGCAGGACGAAGGGTAG
- a CDS encoding malate dehydrogenase, whose product MAFLTDEKLVIVGAGGMIGSNMVQSVLMLGLTPNICLYDIYEPGVHGVYDEMCHCAFPGANISYTVDPKEAFTGAKYIISSGGAPRKEGMTREDLLKGNCKIAAEFGENIKKYCPDVKHVVVIFNPADVTALTALIHSGLKPNQLTSLAALDSTRLQQQLAQEFGVRQDKVTNAYTYGGHGEQMAVFASKALIDGKPLSELPLSEERWAEIKHMTTQGGSNIIKLRGRSSFQSPAYQAVKMIEGAMGGEPFKWPAGCYVNAYGFKNVMMAMPTVIDKDGVHFTEPEGTAEEMAALQASYEHLQKMRDEIISLGIIPAVEDWAKDNANL is encoded by the coding sequence ATGGCATTTTTAACTGACGAGAAATTGGTAATTGTTGGTGCCGGTGGTATGATCGGTTCTAACATGGTTCAGAGTGTGCTGATGCTGGGTCTGACTCCCAACATCTGCTTGTATGATATCTATGAGCCTGGTGTTCATGGTGTTTACGACGAGATGTGCCACTGCGCCTTCCCTGGTGCAAACATCTCTTACACCGTAGATCCTAAAGAGGCTTTCACCGGTGCTAAGTACATCATCTCTTCTGGTGGTGCTCCCCGTAAGGAGGGTATGACCCGTGAGGACCTGCTGAAGGGTAACTGCAAGATTGCTGCTGAGTTTGGCGAGAACATCAAGAAGTACTGCCCAGACGTTAAGCACGTGGTTGTCATCTTCAACCCCGCAGACGTTACCGCTCTGACTGCACTGATTCACTCAGGTTTGAAGCCCAACCAGCTGACCTCTCTGGCAGCGCTCGACTCTACCCGTCTGCAGCAGCAGTTGGCTCAGGAGTTCGGTGTTCGTCAGGACAAGGTGACTAACGCTTACACCTATGGTGGTCATGGTGAGCAGATGGCAGTTTTCGCCAGCAAGGCTCTCATTGACGGCAAGCCTCTCTCTGAGCTCCCACTCTCTGAGGAGCGTTGGGCAGAGATCAAGCACATGACAACACAGGGTGGTAGCAACATCATCAAGCTCCGTGGCCGTTCTTCATTCCAGAGCCCTGCTTATCAGGCTGTCAAGATGATCGAGGGTGCTATGGGCGGTGAGCCTTTCAAGTGGCCTGCCGGTTGCTATGTAAACGCTTACGGCTTCAAGAACGTGATGATGGCTATGCCTACCGTTATCGACAAGGACGGTGTTCACTTCACTGAGCCCGAGGGCACTGCTGAGGAGATGGCTGCTCTGCAGGCTTCTTATGAGCACCTGCAGAAGATGCGTGACGAGATTATCTCTCTGGGCATCATCCCTGCTGTTGAGGATTGGGCGAAGGACAATGCCAACCTCTAA